One Natronolimnobius sp. AArcel1 genomic region harbors:
- a CDS encoding DNA mismatch repair protein — MRLEEYWGVGPKTRETLLEELGQERAARAIESGDVRALADAGLARGRATRILRRATGGDGIDVLATSDSRSAYKDVLDLAAEYAVTQRAADRIRVLTPLTSREAMTDRLEDVLAARDAWADLSEDDHETVLTAYAHYDERDESEHAAVEAALALLEAGVDSGPFAAIADLERETLEEAADALAALEGKRGRVARGADDELDRLRDALGAVEDMDANALDLIEELRSDGVRNVDQFQEAFEDHLRTETNVTIDRIRAAMPTDATDATDFVGTTLRTLRSDLTAAIDEREETVASEFEATLAEADDAVSRAVAAVDDIALHLSLARFALAYDCTRPTFRDGTDAAVSVRNARNLSIAATDEEGVQPVTYALGEHALTGPAGAGVETLPDDERVTVLTGANSGGKTTLLETLCQVVLLAMMGLPVPADRAEVTPVDSLVFHRRHASFNAGVLESTLRSIVPPLSSGGRTLMLVDEFEAITEPGSAADLLHGLVRLTVERDALGVFVTHLADDLEPLPPEARVDGIFAEGLNPDLELLVDYQPRFDTVGRSTPEFIVSRLVANADDRSERAGFETLGEAVGNDVVQRTLADARWSDSQAE, encoded by the coding sequence ATGCGACTCGAGGAGTACTGGGGCGTCGGCCCGAAGACCCGGGAGACGTTGCTCGAGGAGTTAGGACAGGAGCGCGCGGCACGGGCAATCGAGAGCGGTGACGTGCGTGCGCTCGCTGATGCTGGGCTGGCTCGTGGTCGTGCCACCCGAATCTTACGGCGGGCAACGGGCGGTGACGGCATCGACGTGTTGGCAACGAGTGATTCGCGCTCGGCGTACAAGGACGTCCTGGATCTGGCCGCAGAATACGCCGTAACACAGCGTGCGGCTGACCGCATTCGCGTGCTGACGCCGCTGACCAGCCGCGAGGCGATGACCGACCGCCTCGAGGACGTCCTCGCCGCGCGGGACGCCTGGGCCGATCTCTCGGAGGATGACCACGAGACTGTTCTCACGGCGTATGCACACTACGATGAACGCGACGAGAGCGAACATGCGGCCGTCGAGGCGGCCCTCGCACTGCTCGAGGCGGGCGTCGACTCCGGCCCGTTCGCGGCGATTGCCGACCTCGAGCGCGAGACGCTCGAAGAGGCTGCAGACGCATTGGCAGCACTCGAGGGCAAGCGCGGTCGGGTTGCCCGTGGTGCGGACGACGAACTGGATCGGCTCCGGGATGCGCTGGGTGCGGTCGAGGATATGGATGCGAACGCACTGGATCTGATCGAGGAGTTGCGCTCGGACGGCGTTCGGAACGTCGACCAGTTTCAGGAGGCGTTCGAGGACCACCTCCGGACGGAGACGAACGTGACCATCGACCGAATCCGCGCGGCCATGCCGACCGATGCAACGGATGCGACGGATTTCGTCGGTACGACGCTGCGAACGCTGCGAAGCGATCTCACGGCGGCAATCGACGAGCGCGAGGAGACGGTTGCAAGCGAGTTCGAAGCGACGCTCGCCGAGGCCGACGACGCCGTCTCGCGGGCCGTTGCCGCGGTCGACGACATCGCGTTGCATCTCTCGCTGGCCCGCTTTGCACTTGCCTACGACTGTACGCGCCCGACGTTCCGTGACGGAACCGACGCCGCCGTCTCCGTCCGCAACGCCCGCAATCTCTCCATCGCAGCGACCGACGAGGAGGGAGTCCAGCCCGTGACCTACGCGCTTGGCGAGCACGCGCTTACTGGCCCAGCTGGGGCAGGCGTCGAAACACTCCCCGACGACGAGCGGGTCACCGTCCTCACTGGTGCGAACAGCGGCGGGAAGACGACACTGCTCGAGACGCTGTGTCAGGTCGTCCTGCTGGCGATGATGGGTCTCCCCGTCCCTGCCGACCGGGCGGAAGTAACGCCCGTCGACTCGCTGGTGTTTCATCGTCGCCACGCAAGTTTCAATGCCGGCGTCCTCGAGTCGACCCTGCGCTCGATTGTCCCGCCGCTGTCCTCGGGCGGGCGCACGCTGATGCTGGTCGACGAGTTCGAGGCGATCACCGAACCCGGGAGCGCGGCGGATCTGTTGCACGGACTCGTCCGTCTGACCGTCGAGCGCGACGCCCTGGGTGTGTTCGTCACTCACCTTGCGGACGACTTAGAGCCGCTGCCGCCGGAAGCCCGCGTCGATGGCATCTTCGCCGAAGGGTTGAATCCCGACCTCGAGTTGCTCGTGGACTACCAGCCACGCTTCGATACCGTTGGGCGGTCGACACCGGAGTTTATTGTCTCGCGACTAGTTGCAAACGCCGACGACCGCAGCGAACGCGCCGGGTTCGAGACGCTTGGTGAGGCCGTCGGCAACGATGTCGTCCAGCGGACGCTCGCGGATGCGCGCTGGAGCGACAGCCAGGCGGAGTAG
- the purF gene encoding amidophosphoribosyltransferase has product MTEKCGVVGVSLDGRPAARPLYYALYALQHRGQESAGIVTHDGFQQHSHVEMGLVGDVFDEDDLDVLNGSAGIGHVRYPTAGSVDSCCAQPFSVSFKSGSLGLSHNGNLVNADEIRDELAAVGHAFTSDGDTEVIAHDLARNLLEEDLVRAVKRTMNRIHGSYSLTISHDDTVLGVRDPQGNRPLCIGKLEDGYILASESSAIDTLDGGLVRDVRPGELIVLEEDGQGFDSYQLVEQENTAHCFFEHVYFARPDSVIDETLVYEARRNLGRKLWEESGVETDVVMPVPDSGRAFASGYADAAGETTADGELRAEEDDGVEFAEGLMKNRYVGRTFIMPTQDERERAVRLKLNPIKSTIEGKTVTVIDDSIVRGTTSTQLVQLLKDCGAEEVHVRIGAPAIVAPCYMGIDMATREELIAAGKSTTDIRDEISADSLAYLSTDAVAEVLEKERGDLCLGCVTGEYPYDIEGEETDRDVTRPELGGQTMYADD; this is encoded by the coding sequence ATGACCGAGAAGTGCGGCGTCGTCGGCGTCTCACTTGACGGTCGACCGGCGGCACGACCGTTGTATTATGCGCTGTATGCACTCCAGCACCGCGGCCAGGAGTCGGCTGGAATCGTCACGCACGACGGCTTCCAGCAACACAGCCACGTCGAGATGGGCCTCGTCGGCGACGTCTTTGACGAAGACGACCTCGACGTGCTGAATGGCTCTGCAGGAATTGGCCACGTTCGCTATCCAACCGCGGGTTCCGTCGATTCGTGCTGTGCACAACCGTTTTCCGTTTCGTTCAAAAGCGGCTCGCTCGGCCTCTCACACAACGGCAACCTCGTCAACGCCGACGAGATCCGCGACGAACTCGCCGCCGTTGGCCACGCCTTTACCAGCGACGGCGACACCGAGGTCATCGCCCACGACTTAGCGCGTAACCTCCTCGAGGAAGACCTCGTACGCGCGGTCAAACGAACGATGAACCGCATTCACGGCTCGTACTCGTTGACGATCAGCCACGACGACACAGTCCTGGGCGTCCGCGATCCACAGGGCAACCGACCGCTCTGTATTGGCAAACTCGAGGACGGCTACATTCTCGCCTCTGAATCGTCGGCTATCGACACGCTTGATGGGGGTCTCGTCCGCGACGTCAGGCCCGGGGAGCTAATCGTTCTGGAAGAAGACGGGCAGGGCTTTGACTCCTACCAACTCGTCGAACAAGAAAACACCGCTCACTGCTTCTTCGAACACGTCTATTTCGCGCGCCCGGACAGCGTCATCGACGAGACGCTCGTCTACGAAGCGCGTCGAAATCTCGGGCGCAAGCTCTGGGAGGAAAGCGGCGTCGAGACAGACGTGGTCATGCCGGTTCCTGACTCCGGACGCGCGTTTGCCTCCGGGTATGCAGACGCTGCAGGCGAGACGACCGCCGATGGCGAACTCCGTGCGGAGGAAGACGACGGCGTCGAGTTCGCCGAAGGTCTGATGAAAAACCGCTACGTCGGTCGGACGTTCATCATGCCCACCCAGGACGAACGCGAACGCGCCGTCCGACTGAAACTCAACCCGATCAAATCCACAATCGAGGGCAAAACCGTCACCGTCATCGACGACTCGATTGTCCGCGGAACCACCTCCACACAACTCGTCCAGTTGCTCAAAGACTGCGGCGCAGAGGAGGTCCACGTCCGTATCGGTGCCCCCGCCATCGTTGCTCCCTGCTACATGGGCATCGACATGGCCACCCGCGAGGAACTCATCGCTGCCGGCAAATCGACCACAGACATCCGCGACGAAATCAGCGCCGACAGCCTCGCCTACCTCTCGACCGACGCCGTCGCCGAGGTTCTCGAGAAAGAACGCGGCGACCTCTGTCTCGGCTGTGTCACCGGCGAGTATCCCTACGATATTGAGGGCGAAGAAACGGACCGTGACGTAACTCGTCCAGAACTTGGCGGGCAGACGATGTACGCCGACGATTAA
- a CDS encoding DUF420 domain-containing protein, translating to MEYVPRERVRPLTAILSVVSLVVVFAAAGGRIPPSFVPAAPEWVLESIPHVNVALSAMAIVTITFGWRAIRRGDINRHRLAMLASFGLFAAFLVLYLYRLVATGGPQPFPGPDTVYQFVYLPLLAVHIFLAVVCVPLVYYALLLASAYSPAELRQTSHGRIGRYAATLWLVSFSLGIAVYVLLHVVY from the coding sequence ATGGAGTACGTTCCTCGAGAGCGGGTTCGCCCGCTCACAGCGATTCTCAGCGTCGTCTCGCTCGTGGTCGTCTTTGCGGCTGCAGGCGGGCGAATTCCGCCGTCGTTCGTGCCGGCTGCACCGGAGTGGGTCCTTGAGTCGATTCCACACGTCAACGTTGCGCTTAGCGCGATGGCAATTGTGACGATTACGTTTGGTTGGCGTGCAATTCGTCGTGGAGACATCAACCGCCACCGGCTCGCGATGCTCGCCTCATTCGGCCTGTTCGCGGCGTTTCTAGTGCTGTATCTGTACCGGCTGGTTGCAACTGGCGGTCCGCAGCCGTTCCCTGGCCCGGACACGGTGTATCAGTTCGTCTACCTGCCGCTGCTTGCAGTGCACATCTTCCTGGCCGTTGTCTGCGTACCGCTGGTCTATTACGCGTTGTTGCTAGCGAGTGCGTATTCGCCCGCAGAACTTCGTCAAACGAGCCACGGCCGCATCGGTCGGTACGCGGCGACGCTTTGGCTCGTTTCGTTTTCGCTTGGGATCGCCGTCTACGTGCTGTTACACGTCGTCTACTGA
- a CDS encoding glycoside hydrolase family 11 protein — protein sequence MTNNNCDSDDSTENRSSLTDVARSVTDFMPGENQPTESTTGKQHAIGRRGYLQAVGAAAATGLGAGAVATPVAAQETLTENQQTEYDGHFVSFWTDTEDSVSMTLEDAGSYSVDWQDTGNFVVGMGWNPGDRRTIEYDATHNPTENSYLCLYGWTTDPLVEYYIIENYGTYRPGDEELGSHESDGGTYDLATSERIEQPSIEGTATFTQYWSIRQNSRTSGTITIGNHFDAWESAGLELGSHDYQIMAVEAYGYQGSNSASVSFSETDSNGGDPGGDPGGDPVEDPGEDPGEDPGDGDTWDSSQTYTEGDQVTWDGTVWEAQWWTTGDEPGTDQWGPWEAVDDEDESNGDSGNGDTGGNGENNDDSSAEDADAWDSDQIYTEGDRVTHDGSTWEAQWWTQNQEPGATQWDPWEAV from the coding sequence ATGACAAACAACAACTGCGATAGCGACGATTCGACGGAGAACCGATCTAGCCTCACCGACGTGGCACGGAGCGTGACCGACTTCATGCCGGGTGAGAATCAACCAACCGAATCCACCACGGGCAAACAGCACGCAATCGGTCGACGTGGATACTTGCAGGCCGTCGGCGCCGCCGCGGCGACGGGACTCGGTGCCGGGGCCGTAGCAACCCCTGTTGCCGCCCAGGAAACGCTTACCGAGAACCAGCAGACCGAATATGACGGGCACTTCGTGTCGTTCTGGACTGACACGGAAGACTCGGTCTCGATGACGCTCGAGGATGCGGGCAGTTACAGCGTCGATTGGCAAGACACCGGCAACTTCGTCGTCGGGATGGGGTGGAATCCGGGCGACCGTCGGACAATCGAGTACGACGCGACGCACAACCCGACGGAGAACTCCTATCTGTGTCTCTACGGCTGGACGACGGACCCGCTCGTCGAGTACTACATCATCGAAAACTACGGCACGTACCGGCCCGGCGACGAGGAACTCGGCAGCCACGAGAGCGACGGTGGTACCTACGATCTCGCCACGTCCGAGCGGATCGAACAGCCCTCCATCGAGGGGACGGCGACGTTCACGCAGTACTGGAGCATCCGTCAGAATTCACGAACCAGCGGGACGATCACCATCGGCAATCACTTCGACGCCTGGGAGAGCGCCGGCCTCGAGTTGGGGAGTCATGACTACCAGATTATGGCTGTCGAAGCCTACGGCTACCAAGGCAGCAATAGCGCCTCCGTTTCGTTCAGCGAAACCGACAGCAATGGCGGTGATCCGGGTGGAGACCCTGGCGGCGATCCCGTCGAGGACCCCGGCGAGGACCCTGGCGAGGACCCTGGCGACGGCGACACGTGGGACTCGAGCCAGACGTACACCGAGGGCGATCAGGTCACGTGGGACGGCACGGTCTGGGAGGCCCAGTGGTGGACGACGGGCGATGAACCCGGCACCGACCAGTGGGGTCCGTGGGAAGCGGTCGACGACGAAGACGAATCCAACGGTGACTCCGGAAACGGCGATACCGGCGGCAACGGCGAAAACAATGACGACTCGAGTGCAGAGGACGCCGACGCGTGGGACTCTGACCAGATCTACACCGAGGGTGACCGCGTCACGCACGACGGGTCGACTTGGGAGGCCCAATGGTGGACCCAAAATCAGGAACCCGGAGCCACGCAGTGGGATCCGTGGGAAGCGGTCTAA